The Brachypodium distachyon strain Bd21 chromosome 4, Brachypodium_distachyon_v3.0, whole genome shotgun sequence nucleotide sequence TGCGCAGTTAATTCTCAACAATATCCAATTATACATAGTATTTTAAAATATTCTCAAGTATGTATTGCTATTTATTTTCGTTAATTTAGGAAACTGACCAAATCCAAGCAACGTACCAACGTACCGCAGCTAGCTAGGCAGGAGTATCCTGGATGTTTCTCGTAGTATCTCTTTTGCAACCTACCTAAACACCCTGAAATAATTTGACTTGCTTAATTTATTCGGAAAACGTAGAAGCGTCCGACAGCATGAGATAATCGATTTGATGAACCGTGAGCTGAGAAACTTGTGACCTCCTCCGATCAAACGACGGTTTCTTTTGGGAAGCGTTGACGACGTGGCTGGTGGCGACGCGGAATCTAGCGTGGTTTGCCAATTTTCTATGTTCTGCATCCAGTTTGAGAAACAAAGTTGCAAGCTCGGATGAGGTATCACATCATTTGTTCGTTGTGGCAGCACGTGAAACTCACGAGTATCTTTCACAAGAGATGGTGCTAATAAAACTGTCGAATGCCATTGATTTTTTTGGGGAGTAAACAACCGTGTAGTCACGctgtcatctttttttttgacgtaAATGGTAGGAACTCTGCCTTTCCATTATGCAAGAGGGTAACATTACGAAAATAGTTTTGCTATTATTCTCTCATGTATCTCCAAATTACTGCTAACTGAAAACCAAGATGACGTAAACAAGTGGAGAACAATTTTAGCCGTAGTAAAGCGTTTGCTGCGAAGCTAACATgcaccgccgcagccgcatGTCCAGGTCTACTCCTGACCGGGTTTTGCTCACGACTGGGATGACGCGTCGAGACTGACAGTTCCTTAGCCTACACTTTCTTTTCCACCACGAAACCGGCCGGGGTTAATCCGATTCGTGCTCTCCCTATATATATACCTGGCATCTGCGTGACTCGCCACTCAACCAAGCATAACCCTGTCAAGTTGTCATCTCGTCTCTTCTCGAattgcagagagagagagagaggaccGACGCAAGGCAGTGCACAGAGCAGAGCAGCTACGGGAGTTGAGAGAGCAAGGAAATTAAGGGGGACTAGTAGCGAATAAGCGCAAGCGCGCGCCTGCCTATGGCGGCGTGGTGGTgctggccgctgccggcgtgGCTGGGCTCCAGCGCGGCGTGGTTCGTGCTCCTGAACGTCGTCGTGGGCGCCATCTTCGCCCTGTCGTCgcggccgcagccgccgtctccgtcgTCTTCGGCgtcaccacgccgccgcggggTCACGCGCAGGGCCTCCCCGGTGCTGCTGCAGCGGATCCGGTCCTTCTCCACCTTCTCCTTCCCGTCCTATAATTCCCAGGAAACAGAGGAGATCACGAcgccgaggaggcggccgccgtcgaccccgcgtGCTGCTGTTGCCGTTGCATCTGCAGCGGcaccggccgcggcggcggaaggggaTGACATTGACGAGGACGAGGGAGACGCGAACGCGAACGCGATGAGCATGGACGAGGTGTACGCGCTGGTCCTGGCGGCGGGACGGCCACAGGCGCCGACGGAGGACGAAACGGCCAGGTACGAGGTGGACGCCAAGGCGGAGGAGTTCAAGGAGGACCTGAGGCAGCAGCGCCTCCGCTCCATCTTCAACTACACCCAGATGCTCAAacagcgcgcggcggccgctgcccgTCGCGCGCCCGTAACCGCCGCGCCACCAGATACCACCAATCATTGATCGTTCAACTCAAGCTGAGACTAGCCCGGAGACGAATTCAGGCTCGAGTTGTTGCCCATGTCATGCATGCGTGGCAGCgggatcgccgccggcagccggATCCAGCTTGGATCCACGTGTTCATTGCTTATCTGTTTCAAGGGAGACCAGTTCAGTTTTGAGTTGCCTTCGTCTCCTGTGTATATACGGAATCGGTAGAATGTGTAGATGTTGCATGATGTATTCTTTAATTTTGTTGTCATTAAGTACGGAGTAGTGTACATTCTTTCATTTGTAACTTCAATCACGTGTGTTTCTTATACGAGAAGGATCGAGTTTGGTCAAATTATGGAATTGATAACAATACATTCAGGACTGACAAAACATAGTCCTTGGACTtgtcaggaaaaaaaaagtagtccTTGAACTTGTCAGAAAGCAAAAACAAGTCCTTGAAGACACCTGTAACAACAGCAAACAGAATCTCAGCGAGGACACATTGGCTAATCAAGCTACTAGCTAGTCTAGGCATTAAGCCCCCGGAAGTTGCTCAATCTCTACAAGGCGGAACCTTGACTATACACGCTGAAGCAATTGACTTGACTAATTTATTTGCAAAAAACGTAGAAGCTTCCGACAACACTAAATCGGATGAGGCGGTGACCTCGGACGCGACGAACAACCTTGTTGACCTCGGAATAACGAAAGGTTCTTTTCTGGTAGCGATGGCGTACTGGTAGGTATGGGCCGGGACCCCCCTGGAGGCTTTTTCGAAAGCTGCCTCCACGTAAGGTACCGGCTCGGTTTGATACACAGCAATTAACAACAGGTATGGTTTGGATAGAGGGAGTAGCGATAGCGATTCCTTGCCGGGTCTTTTATGCTGTGAAGGAGGGGTACctattttgcaaaagggtATAAACTGGAGATTCTTCCCTGAGAGCTCATGGTTTTGCCGATGCGGAATCTAGTTCATGGTTTTGCCAATTCTAAGGTCATTTtactcttcttcttgtgcacaagaaaaaggaaataaatgAGGTATGTCAGAGGTCAGCAGTTAACAAAATAAAAGGACATGTCAACCCAAATAACATCAAACTCGATCCCAGGCTTTGCGATCGCAAGTTTGCATCCATGTTTGAAAACAAAACGGATCTCCAAATTCGACCAAGAAAGAGATCGGGGTCATTTACACCTTGAAACTCGGGTATGTTAGCTGAATGTCATGTTTCGCGAACATTCGAAACGCATGTTCTCGGTTCAGTACATGCCCCCTCCAAAATAATCATGATATTTTTTCCTGGAATAGTCTAACCAAATGGAATTGGCAGGGGACACTTGACGGCGTTTCTGCAACGCCAACGATCCAACACCATTTTGCAATTTCTATAACTGTTAATTTGCTTTCCATGTCATCAGTTATTTTCCTTAccagtttaaaaaaaagttattttCCTTACCCATCATTTATTCTTAGAgctatttttttattatgaAAAGCATATTTTTTAGGTCCCACTTGGCATACTCCTATGTGCCTCCACCTTTTGTTGGTAACTGTGAAGTAACCGattattctactccctcctttcccatgttaagtgacaaaatataatatgtatttagatattttttaggtatagatacatccctATTTGCACaaattgagtcacttaatatgtgacggagggagtacaagaaaTTGTTACATTCATTTCTCCTATTTTTTGTCCTCCAGCTAAGCAAAAGCATGACATGTGACACTAAGTAACAGCTAATTTGTAACTATTGGAGATAGTCTAAGGCGTGCCACCAAAGTCACccatcaattttatttttttccatgaAAACGCAGACGCCACGATTAAGATAGAAATGAAAGCACAGGGATTGAACAACAGcagtaaaaaagaagagataAAACAGAGGAAAATTAAGTACTCTCATAGTCTCATCCTAAACTCGTGCACGTGTTAAAAATTGCCATTAGCTCCCGGTGATGCTAATCTAACCGAGATGGCGTATACAAAGTGTCAAGAAAATAAAGGGATTGCGTACACAAGTGGAtaacaaatttgtactagcACTACCGGCCCACTGGCGAAGTAATGAGCAGGAAGGCGAAGCTGGATGCCCCACTGGCCCACTGTTGTACGCAGTACGCTTGACCAGGCCGGATGACGCGTCCAAGTTAAGTGAAAATATCCAATCTGTCACTGAGTTAATCTCTCGCCATATAAAACGCCGTCCTGGCGTCCAAGTAAACTGACAATTCCTCTTGAAATCTCGTTCCTACTAGAGAAACTGAGCAAGCAAACGACCAGTCGGCGAGGAGCCGCCTAGCCGATCGAGGGTCAAGGAGGGGCTAGCGAGACGAGAGCAAGCGGGtgccgatggcggcggcggagtggtGGTGCTGGCCGCTGCCTTCGTGGCTGGGCTCCGGCGCGGCGTGGTTCGTGTTCCTGAACGTCGTCGTGGGGGCCATCTTCGCCCTGTCGTCGCGGGCGCAGCCGCCGTCGACACGCGGCGGGATCACGCGCAGGGCCTCGTCGGCGGTGCTGCAGCGGATCCGGTCCTTCTCGCTCTTCTCCTTCCCGTCCTCGCCCTTCaccacggcggccgccaccgcgcTCCGGGAAACAGATCAGGAGGCGAGGGGGTCGGCGCCGTCCACGCCGCGCTCACcaccggccgcggcggagccATCACCGGAGAAAGAGGAGGACGAGGGCGTGGAAGACGCGAACTCGATGAGCATGGAGGAGGCGTACGCGCTGGTCCTGGCGGGacggcagcagccgccgccgacggaggACGAGGCGGCCAGGGCCAGGTCCGACGTGGACGCCAAGGCGGAAGAGTTCATCCGGGGGTTCAAGGAGGACCTGAGGCAGCAGCGCCTCCACTCCATCTTCAACTACACCCAGATGCTCAGGCAACGCGTAGCCGGTGCCCGTCGGCCGCCGGTAGCCGCGCCAGATACCAATAATTGATTTGATTCCGATTGTCCCCATTCCTGTTCCGCGATTGACTCATGTGAATTGTGATCAGGACCCTGATTGTGATCGTTGAAAGCTCAGATCGTACCGGAAACGAACTCAGGCTTGAGTTTTTGTCATGCACGTCGCCGTGGGCTCCTCACCGCTGCCGGTGGCCCGGTCTAGCTTTGATTCAATCACGTGTTCATTGCTTCATCTATTTGTTTGAAGGGAGACCAATTCAGTTTTGAGTTGCTCTCGTctcgtgtatatatatgcattttggtggtccgatTTCAAGATGTTTGCGTTGTTTGAGCAGATTGCTTGTAGAGTCTCTAGTGGTTTTCATTTTCTTGGCTTGCTTTTATGCATTTGATGCAGTATTCTTCTGCTGTAAGAACATTCATTCATTTGTAACTTGAGAGCTAGCTAGTCAATAATAaaatactactagtagtatCAACATTGTAACTTGAGGCCGGTCTCAATGTTCCGTCGTaatctctccgtcccatacttactaagtgattcaaatttgtctaaatatgaatgtatctgtgtctaaaaagtgtctagatacatgtaatatttcgtcacttaatatgggacggagggagtatattataaGAATGTCACCTATGCAAAAAAATCTAATGTGACATCTTATTTAATGAAAAAAAGATAGACATGATATCTTAATCTAGATACAATTCTTAGCGCTAAACCCAAGAAAATTCATAatttctctctcaaaaaacatAATAAATGAGAGCTTGTTTAGATACAACATCAAGATAAACATGTATTTAATGCATATGATACAGTTTAACATATATTGCATTGAGAGTGCCCTAAGAGACAGTTAATGATCACTTGCCTACTCTAGGCAAGATTAGGTGAATTTCAAACATTGTGCACCAACTGCATTGTCCGCAGGACCAGGAACAAAACACTAGCGCCAAAGAGTCATGGTCAATTTCAATATTAAGTATATCATATCAAATTAAAAAGAATGCAAACTAGTTCAACTTGAGGTGCGAGTATTCCGAACATTTTTCTACCGTAGACACTGCAAAATATCCCCTGAATTGCTGGAAACCAGGGAGCGAATTGTACCAAAAAAAGTGAATTGCTGAAATAATGACAAATCACTGCCAGGAAAACCGCGATTCAAATGATCACTTGTGGGTTTATCTTGGCTATAGAGACTCAGCCATATAGAATTCGCGACAGAAATATAAACATGAATTCCAATCTTGAAACATACACTGAAAACAGATTGAACCCATATGCAGCTATCCACATCCCCTGCTTTATTTGAGTACAATACTCTCTAGATTGATGATCCTACCAAACACTTTTTTTACAAGTAGTTACGAATCCTAAACCCTCAGTTGTATTGAACGGAAACATAGTGCAAAATCATCTAATGCTTGTCCTCTTTGGGCGCAGCATCTCTCTTGGCAGCCTGGGACTCCAGCTCCTTCGGTGCAGATCGCTCAGCAGATCTACAGAAATAAAAGAAGATACATAAGTAGGTAGGGATCAAATCAAATATGCTGTGCTGGCTTCATCATAGTTTCAAGCCATGAatgaagcaaagaaaaaagaaacccATGCATATCCTGATATGATATTAATAGAAATGCAGTGGCTAAAACTCAAGTACTGCCTCAATACCATTAGGAGTTCAGAACCACTGTGACATTTCGCAAAAAATAGCTAAATGCATGTGCGACACTTTTtctggatcggagggagtaataattcTAGTCTCTTCATGAACAGAAACCAGGCTAGCATCCAAAACTATGGGGGAGAGCATTGCCACAGGAATGAGCTAAATTTAAACCCCATCCACTATTTGCAGTTATCAGTGATATGTTAGCTCAAATGGGTTATCAAGAATGAAATGAGGGATATGCTGGTAGCTAGGAATGAAGGAGCTCGTAAGCCTGCAGGGTAACAGAAGGTGATAAcaactccctctgtttctaaatagtTGTACATTTAGGTTTGTCCTAACTCAAACTTCTCtaagtttgaccaactttgtagaaaaatatactaagATTTGCAACACCAAATTAGTCATTGTATCCGTCATGAAATAGGTATTCATGTCCTGAGGGCATGTGATCATGTCCTGCTTGTCTCTTTTcagatatactccctccgatcctaaattcttgtcgttgttctAGTTCACATTTAAACTAGAACAACggcaagaatttaggatcggagggagtattttttagaCTTAAGATAAATGACTTTTAGTAATAtgatggctgtgtgcatcaatcgatgcagaggcGGGGAGTTATCCTCCTCTTCGAATGAAAAAATGAAATAGGTGTTCATATTGTACTCATTTGGTATAAAAGATATTGGTATAAATTTCTATATATCCGGAAGAATTATACTATTTATGATTTGAATGGCCGAAATATAAAATCTGGAAGAAATCTCATATCAACATTAACAGTAGAACAATGTACAAGAGTAGAGAGACTAGAAGGAGCAAGTGGAACATAACTAAGTTCTTTATCGTTTAGTGAGGGAATTGCTTC carries:
- the LOC100826581 gene encoding uncharacterized protein LOC100826581; its protein translation is MAAWWCWPLPAWLGSSAAWFVLLNVVVGAIFALSSRPQPPSPSSSASPRRRGVTRRASPVLLQRIRSFSTFSFPSYNSQETEEITTPRRRPPSTPRAAVAVASAAAPAAAAEGDDIDEDEGDANANAMSMDEVYALVLAAGRPQAPTEDETARYEVDAKAEEFKEDLRQQRLRSIFNYTQMLKQRAAAAARRAPVTAAPPDTTNH
- the LOC100837012 gene encoding uncharacterized protein LOC100837012 isoform X1 produces the protein MAAAEWWCWPLPSWLGSGAAWFVFLNVVVGAIFALSSRAQPPSTRGGITRRASSAVLQRIRSFSLFSFPSSPFTTAAATALRETDQEARGSAPSTPRSPPAAAEPSPEKEEDEGVEDANSMSMEEAYALVLAGRQQPPPTEDEAARARSDVDAKAEEFIRGFKEDLRQQRLHSIFNYTQMLRQRVAGARRPPVAAPDTNN
- the LOC100837012 gene encoding uncharacterized protein LOC100837012 isoform X2 — encoded protein: MAAAEWWCWPLPSWLGSGAAWFVFLNVVVGAIFALSSRAQPPSTRGGITRRASSAVLQRIRSFSLFSFPSSPFTTAAATALRETDQEARGSAPSTPRSPPAAAEPSPEKEEDEGVEDANSMSMEEAYALVLAGRQQPPPTEDEAARARSDVDAKAEEFIRGFKEDLRQQRLHSIFNYTQMLRQRVAGARRPPDPDCDR